The Thermoanaerobaculia bacterium genomic interval GAAGACCAAGGTCGAGCGCGCCGGCCCCGGCTCGTCCTTGTAGACCAGCATGATCTGACAGGGGAGTGCCCTCTTGCCCTCTTCGATCCAGAGCTGCCAGTCCACGCGTTCCTGGCTGTAGACGAGACGGTCGCACTTTTTCTTGCCGATCGTCTCGATCGAGACCCAGCCGCCGCTCCGCTCGGGAGCCAGTGCGTCGTCCCAGAGCGCGCCGGAAAGCAGGTCGGTCATCGGCCGGAGGAGGTCGATCCGTTCCCCGATGGCGCCCAGGGCGAGATCGAGATCGCCTGGAATCTCCTCCTGCGTCCAGCTCTTCTCGTCGTCGGAGATCCTCGTGAGAGTCGACTCCGAGTACCAGACCTGCTCCTCCCGGTCGCCCCGGGCGCCGAACCAGGCGGCGTTCGGGCGGCGGACGGCGACCTCGCGCACGAGATCCCGTTTCGCGAGCTCGGCGATCTCCTGGATCTTCTGTCCTCCGGGGCTCCGCAGGTGATACTCGTCGGCGGTGAAGGTGAAGTTGGGCGCGCTGGCGAGATGCTC includes:
- a CDS encoding DUF2092 domain-containing protein — its product is MTIANSTARLAWLSPTLVVGVLAGLWIGGCTGWPESVQEKRAFGDARLRAFREHLASAPNFTFTADEYHLRSPGGQKIQEIAELAKRDLVREVAVRRPNAAWFGARGDREEQVWYSESTLTRISDDEKSWTQEEIPGDLDLALGAIGERIDLLRPMTDLLSGALWDDALAPERSGGWVSIETIGKKKCDRLVYSQERVDWQLWIEEGKRALPCQIMLVYKDEPGPARSTLVFRDWNFAVDASAERFKATIPTGYERLGKLERTGEVSPAAPAAVPPAADSDR